A window of Variovorax sp. HW608 genomic DNA:
GGCTCGCCTCGTCGGTGTAGACGATGTCGAGATCCGGCGTGTTGCGCAGCTTGTCGCCGAGCATCTTGACGAGGTCGTCGTCCACGACGTCTCCCTGTGACAGCAGGCCAACGAAGACGGTGGTGGCCTCCTTCGCAGCGGCTTTCAGCCAATGACTTTCCGTCGGAATGCCGTCCATCTCGACGCGGCGCACGCGCCAGTCGGTCTCGAGCCAGTCCGGCACGAGCGGGGCGTGCTCTTCATCGCATCCGAGGAGCAATTCCCAGCACGGGTCCGTTTGCCGAAGTGCGGACTGCAGCGTGCGCTCCAGTGCCGCCATGTCGTTGCCACGCACTGGCACGATGAAGCAGACCGATGCCGGGCTCTGGCGCATCTGGTTCATCTCGACGACCGGTTCCAGGATCTCGCCCGTGGGCGCCCAATGAAAGCTTTCCGGGTCGAGGTATGCCGCCTTGGGGCGTGCCAGCGACAGCAGGTCCGGGTCGGACAGCACGGGATGCAGCGTCGAGGGCGAATGCATGCGGCCCAGCGTCATGGGGTGCGAGTCCAGCAGCAGCACGTTACTGCTGCCGCGCAGCTTGCGCTTCAGTCGGCCGTGCAGTTGCGGAAAGCGCTTGACCAGCAGCGCATTGAGCTTCTGCCGGACCGGGCTCTCGGGCGGCAGGAGCCGGCGGGCCGCGGCAAGGAGGGGAGCGACGATCGGATTGCTCAAGGCTAGGTTCCCACGATCCGGCCGTGCTCGAGGTGGATCACCCGGTTGCACTCCTTGGCGATCAGTTCCGGTGAATGCGATGCCAGCACCAGGATGCCCGACTTCGCCACCACGTCCTTCATTCGCTTCTCGGCCTTTTCGGTGAACTCGGCATCGCCGACCGACAACCATTCATCCATCAGCAGGATGTCGGCCTCGACGCTGGTCGAGATCGAGAAGGCCAGGCGCATCAGCATGCCGGTCGAATAGGTGCGCACCGGCATGTTGACGTATTCGCCCAGTCCGCTGAACTCGCAGATCTCGGGCGTGAGGGAGTCGATCTGCTTCTTGCTCATGCCCATTACCAGGCCGCGCAGCATGATGTTCTCGATGCCGGTGGCGTCCATCTCGATGCCCAGTGCAGGATCGATCAGGCTCGACACCGTTCCCTGGCGCACGAATTCGCCGGAGGACGGCTCGTACACGCCGGCCAGGGTGCGCAGCAAGGTCGACTTGCCGGCGCCGTTGTGGCCGATGAGGCCCAGGCGGTCGCCGGCGCGCAACTCGAGGTTGATGCCGCTGAGAGCCTGCACCACGTTGACGCCGGTCTCCTTGCCGAAGCGGCCGCCGGTGACGGATGCTGCGAGCGTCTTCTTGAATGAGGCGGCGCCGGCGCCGTAGATCGGGAAATTGACGGCGACGTCTTTGAGGGAAATGAGAGCCATCTTTTTTTACAGCCAATAGACGACGCGACGGCGGTACTTCGCGAAAAGGTAGCTCGACGCGATCAGCGTCGCCGCGGTCCAGGCCAGAATGCCCCACCAGTTGTGGCTTTCCGCCGCGCCGCCCATGAGCGGCGTACGCAGCAGATCCAGCATCTGCGCGAAAGGATTCCACAGGATGTACTGGGCGCGGCCGGGCAGGCTCGACGGCAGCCAGAACACCGGCGTCAGGAACATCAGCATCTGCATCACGCTGGTCACGATCTGGGTCACGTCGCGGAAGCGCGTGCAGACCAGTCCGAGCGCGATGCCCACTGCCTGCGCGTTCACAAGGACCAGCAGGAAGGCCGGGATGAAGAGCAACGCCGACCACGTCAGCGTGACGCCGGCCCAGATCGCCACCGGGATGTACAGCACGATATGGTGGGCGAACTGGATCAGGTTGCGCGCCATGCTGCGCCACACGAACAGGCTGATCGGAAAGTAGCCCTGCTTGAGGTAGTTGGCCGAGCCGATGAACGCGTTGCACGAGTCGGTCACCATGCTGGAGAAGAAGCCCCAGAAGATGATGCCGAGCGCAAGGTGAGGGAAGAACTTCGACAACTCGGTGCCGAACAGCGAGCTGTAGAGCGGCCCCATGCCGCCGATCATCGCGCCCATGCTCAGCGTGAGCCACAGCGGCCCCAGCATCGAGCGCCGGTACCGCAGCACGATGTCGAACCAGGCGAGCGTCCACCAGATGTCCGTTCGGCGGGTGCCTTCCCACCAGTCGCCCCAGGCGCTTCGATGAAGATTGGAATGCGCCTGGCTCATACGCGCCCGTACGTGTCGGCCAGTCGAACGATGTCGTCTTCGCCGAGGTAGGCGCCGCATTGCACTTCGACGAGCACCAGCTCGTCCTCACCAATATTCGTCAATCTGTGTTTTTCCTTGAGCGGGATGTAGCGGTATTCGCCGGGGAGCGTCTTGTACTCGGTATCGCCGACCTGGACCATGGCCGTGCCGCGGACGACCACCCAGTGCTCCGCGCGCTGGTGATGGTATTGAAGCGACAGGGCCTCGCCCGGCTTGACCGTGATGCGCTTGACCTTGTAGCCGTCCTCTTCCTTCAGCGAGGCGTAGGTGCCCCATGGGCGGTGCACCACGGCAGGCAGGTGGACCGTCTCGTGATTTCTTTCCTTGAGCGTGTCGACGACGCGCTTCACATCCTGGGCGTGGCTCTTGTGGGCGACCAGCAGGGCATCGGGCGTGTCCACGATCACGAGATCGTGCACGCCCAGCGCGGCGACAGTCTTCGGGCCGTGGCTGTCGATCTGCACGTGCGTGCCGGTGGTGTCGATGGCGACGGAATCCGCGGGCATGGTGTTCCCGCTCGCATCGGGCGTGTGGGCCTTGGCGACCGAAGGCCAGGAACCGACATCGCTCCAGCTGAATTTCGCGGGCACCACGTGGACGTTGTCCGCCTGCTCCATCACGGCGTAGTCGATGCTGATGTCCGGCTGCAGCCCGAATGCATGCAGGTCGAACTGGATCGCGTGGTCGGCCGCCTTGGACGAGTCGAGCGCGCGACGGGCGCTGGAGATGACCTCGGGGGCATGGCGTTCCAGGGCGCTGATGATGGTGTCTGCCGTGAAGCAGAACATGCCGCTGTTCCAGTAATAGCGCCCGGTTGCCAGGTACTCCTGCGCCGTCTGGAGATCCGGCTTCTCGACGAATCGTTTCGCACGCTGGCTCTCGCGGGATGCGTGTTCCACCTCGATGTAGCCGAAGCCGGTGTCGGGGCTCGTCGGGCTGATGCCGAACACGACGACGTTGCCCTGTAGAGCCAGCCTGAAGGCCTGGCTAGCGCTGGCCACGAAGGCCTCGACGTCCGGGACGAGGTGGTCGGCCGAGAGCACCAGCATCACGGTGTCGCCGCCGAACTGCTTGGCGCACTGGAGCGCCGCGAGCGCGATCGCGGGACCCGTATTGCGGCCCTTCGGTTCGAGCAGCAGCGTGGTATCGGGGGGATCGGCCATCTGCTTCAGCACATCCTTCGTCAGGAACTGATGGTCCTTGTTGGTGACGATCATCAGGTCGCCTGTGCCACAGGCTTGGCCCCGCTCGATCGCCTGCTGAAGCAGGGTCGAGCCCCCGATCTTCATGAAAGGCTTGGGGAAGGCTTGACGCGATGCGGGCCAAAGTCGGGAGCCGGCGCCTCCCGAGAGGACAACGGATAGCAAGCGCATTATTTTTTGCTGGTAACTGGACGGGCGATAATTTTACCGGCCGCCCCTGATGGGACCCGTGGCGGGTGGCCTCCTCACCTATCAGCGACTCGAATTCCGACCAAATGTCCAAACCCACGCTGCCGACGGCGCAGTTGTCCAGCAGCCGACGCACGTCAAGCGCGGGGCCCGAGCAGGCGCGATTGAACAGCGAAATCCGGGCGCTCCAGAATCGGGTGGCGAATTTGGAAGGGCAGATCGAGGCGCTTCGCAAGTCGACCAGTTGGCGCGTCTCGGCGCCCCTGCGCTGGCTGAGCCGCCGGCTGCGGCCGGTCGACGGCCTCGCGGACGCCGTAACCCTGCGGCGCGCAGAGACCTATGAGGAGTGGGTACGGCTCTACGACACCCCTGCCCCCGGCGTCGCGGACCGTCTTTGTTCGGAGATGAACGCTCGCCCGCGGCCGCCGTCGATTTCGGTCATCCTTGTCCCGGGGGCGGCGACTGCACCCATGATCGCGGCAACCTGTGCCTCCATCGGTGCCCAGGCCTATGCGCGCTTCGACGTCGTGGTCGCGGCGAACGCGGATTCCCTTTCTGCAATCGACGCGGATTGCGCGAGTGCGGGCGTCGAAAGCACGCGCCGCGTGCGGGTCCCGGTCGACCGCAATCAGCCCATCTCGCGCTCGCTGAACGCAGCGGTCGACGCGGCCAAGGGGGACTGGCTCCTCCTGCTGAAGCCAGGCGATGTCCTTGCGGCCCATGCGCTGTGCCACCTGGCCAGCGAGATCGAAGCGCATCCCGAAGGGCGGATCATCTACGCGGACGAGGATGACGTCGACTCCCAGGGCCGCCGCAGCAATCCGCGCTTCAAGCCCGACTGGAATCCTGAGCTTTTCTACTCGAGGGATTTCATCTCGAGCCATGTCGCGATCTCGAGGCTCGCGGCGCTCGAGGCTGGCGGCTTTCGCGAAGATTTCGATCCGGCTCCCGTCTATGACCTGGTGCTCCGGATGACCGAAGCCTGGGGCGGGGAACGGGTCCGCCACATCCCTCGCGTGCTTTGCCACCGTCTTCGAGAGCTATCCATCGTCGCGCCGGACGCAAGCACGGGCGAGGCGGAGAAACGCGCGCTGATCGATCATTTCTCTCGCGCCGGAACCGCTGCAGAGGTGGTCGATGCCGACGGTGGGCGCTGTATCCGCTACGGGCTGCCCGCCGAGCCGCCCCTGGTTTCGCTGATCATCCCGACGCGCAACGGGCTGGCCCTCGTCAGGCAGTGCATCGAAAGCATCGTCGCGGAGACCACCTATCCCAACTACGAGATCTTGCTGGTCGACAACGGCTCGGACGATCCGAACGCCCTGGCGTACTTCGAGGAGCTGCGCCGCCAGCCTGGCATCACCGTGATCCGCGACGACAGTCCGTTCAACTACTCGGCGCTGAACAACATGGCCGTGCGGCACGCCCGTGGCGAGGTGATCGGGTTGATCAACAACGACATCGAAGTCATCTCCCCCGGCTGGCTGGACGAGATGGTGTCGCTGGCACTCCAGCCAGGCGTCGGTGCGGTGGGCGCCAAGCTCCTCTATCCGGATGAGACGATCCAGCACGGCGGGGTCCTGCTCGGCGTAGGCGGCGCGACGAGCATCGCGGCCCACGCGAACAAGTTCCTCTCGGCCTGGGACGGCGGCTACATGGGCCGTTCCCTGGCGCTGCAGTCCTTCTCGGCGGTCACGGCGGCTTGCCTCGTGGTGCGCAAGGCACTCTATGAAAAAGTCGGCGGCCTGAACGAAGTCGAGCTCAAGGTGGCCTACAACGACGTCGATTTCTGCCTTCGCCTGGGCGAAGCCGGTTATCGCAACCTCTGGACGCCGCATGCCAAACTCTTCCATCATGAATCCGCGACCCGGGGATCCGATTTCTCCCCGGAGCATCGCCAGCGTTTTGACCAGGAGCAGGCCTACATGAGATCGCATTGGGGGGCCCTGATCGCCAGGGACCCGGCCTACAACCCGAACCTCACCGTCTACGCGGAAGATTTCGGCCTCGCATGGCCGCCGCGCGTGCCATGGCTGACCGGAGCGGCGAAACCATGACGCTCTCGATCTCGGTCGCCCTGTGCACCTACAACGGCGCGCGTTTCATCGCCGAACAGGTCCGCAGCATCTGCGCCCAGACCCGGCCGCCGTCGGAAATCGTGCTGTCGGACGATGC
This region includes:
- a CDS encoding mannose-1-phosphate guanylyltransferase/mannose-6-phosphate isomerase, which codes for MRLLSVVLSGGAGSRLWPASRQAFPKPFMKIGGSTLLQQAIERGQACGTGDLMIVTNKDHQFLTKDVLKQMADPPDTTLLLEPKGRNTGPAIALAALQCAKQFGGDTVMLVLSADHLVPDVEAFVASASQAFRLALQGNVVVFGISPTSPDTGFGYIEVEHASRESQRAKRFVEKPDLQTAQEYLATGRYYWNSGMFCFTADTIISALERHAPEVISSARRALDSSKAADHAIQFDLHAFGLQPDISIDYAVMEQADNVHVVPAKFSWSDVGSWPSVAKAHTPDASGNTMPADSVAIDTTGTHVQIDSHGPKTVAALGVHDLVIVDTPDALLVAHKSHAQDVKRVVDTLKERNHETVHLPAVVHRPWGTYASLKEEDGYKVKRITVKPGEALSLQYHHQRAEHWVVVRGTAMVQVGDTEYKTLPGEYRYIPLKEKHRLTNIGEDELVLVEVQCGAYLGEDDIVRLADTYGRV
- a CDS encoding glycosyltransferase family 2 protein translates to MSKPTLPTAQLSSSRRTSSAGPEQARLNSEIRALQNRVANLEGQIEALRKSTSWRVSAPLRWLSRRLRPVDGLADAVTLRRAETYEEWVRLYDTPAPGVADRLCSEMNARPRPPSISVILVPGAATAPMIAATCASIGAQAYARFDVVVAANADSLSAIDADCASAGVESTRRVRVPVDRNQPISRSLNAAVDAAKGDWLLLLKPGDVLAAHALCHLASEIEAHPEGRIIYADEDDVDSQGRRSNPRFKPDWNPELFYSRDFISSHVAISRLAALEAGGFREDFDPAPVYDLVLRMTEAWGGERVRHIPRVLCHRLRELSIVAPDASTGEAEKRALIDHFSRAGTAAEVVDADGGRCIRYGLPAEPPLVSLIIPTRNGLALVRQCIESIVAETTYPNYEILLVDNGSDDPNALAYFEELRRQPGITVIRDDSPFNYSALNNMAVRHARGEVIGLINNDIEVISPGWLDEMVSLALQPGVGAVGAKLLYPDETIQHGGVLLGVGGATSIAAHANKFLSAWDGGYMGRSLALQSFSAVTAACLVVRKALYEKVGGLNEVELKVAYNDVDFCLRLGEAGYRNLWTPHAKLFHHESATRGSDFSPEHRQRFDQEQAYMRSHWGALIARDPAYNPNLTVYAEDFGLAWPPRVPWLTGAAKP
- a CDS encoding ABC transporter ATP-binding protein, which codes for MALISLKDVAVNFPIYGAGAASFKKTLAASVTGGRFGKETGVNVVQALSGINLELRAGDRLGLIGHNGAGKSTLLRTLAGVYEPSSGEFVRQGTVSSLIDPALGIEMDATGIENIMLRGLVMGMSKKQIDSLTPEICEFSGLGEYVNMPVRTYSTGMLMRLAFSISTSVEADILLMDEWLSVGDAEFTEKAEKRMKDVVAKSGILVLASHSPELIAKECNRVIHLEHGRIVGT
- a CDS encoding ABC transporter permease; the encoded protein is MSQAHSNLHRSAWGDWWEGTRRTDIWWTLAWFDIVLRYRRSMLGPLWLTLSMGAMIGGMGPLYSSLFGTELSKFFPHLALGIIFWGFFSSMVTDSCNAFIGSANYLKQGYFPISLFVWRSMARNLIQFAHHIVLYIPVAIWAGVTLTWSALLFIPAFLLVLVNAQAVGIALGLVCTRFRDVTQIVTSVMQMLMFLTPVFWLPSSLPGRAQYILWNPFAQMLDLLRTPLMGGAAESHNWWGILAWTAATLIASSYLFAKYRRRVVYWL